The following coding sequences lie in one Palaemon carinicauda isolate YSFRI2023 chromosome 7, ASM3689809v2, whole genome shotgun sequence genomic window:
- the LOC137643708 gene encoding serine-rich adhesin for platelets-like gives MKVEFVMDLCPRTILENKVEKPINREPVSATEILSFDLRSLHTSLMTTCVPSLQCGSFTQSSGSRRFPSNIMKSLPKYGDEKEISARNTNSRSEQTPQDIQELRFESGNQNQEFHYEVNKITNKSSSMESQQSDIRPVVIEQPTFFSQKEDQDWATFGETDTQANEPMDENTESLQNSQDVNSKVFVTPKTSGSITATEQGSTERRYLNSGKDSSLSPQTKETFTADMQEGKSSDNTSISKENVQCESLPLTEGSLRKEEPASCCTSKSRDTQKLFTPEDLFKEDMKPNPYKTKSEIYQNHNAKEAGFILQHPNRKPRDDPLPNISKGTNAQLTDLSKSEEGLIEPLATEDDVALQEGNKLFVLNGIPESPVDSPQMSPEYRPFEAVNFALENNIDNFDRDEYVRFRKDSNQELEIPNASETWLLQLLISRPRNKKTSMKGEKGPENSRTCNRRGYRGNPDVFFYTPKTVPKYLSETRYAIKHRNRTNFSRKHGALCRGSSLNVELEGSGCCSKTESAEGNSKDKPRITTAMMNGDQARTKPLVASASFESASTTNMFDLTKSRYSKDAFTPFYRSFDESFISYEESEPLCKNPDSESHKIKSESKPKSSEKQRHKRTKKMAKNVKYHKITNNDETSLLTDGNAKDSLSGAISAPKSLRFVKKPTYKVPGASCTKEQNPLTTYSEKVTPKTTLEILEEVQSNLRARLASLEELNALADDAEDCAGDAGEARSLFSYRRLDDSSTSIMTSSLTPPSSSSPSLNDDSPRTGATRKKKAKKKMKKKKKKKKGLSATSKKEDPGKRKDCEGGVSSNDDDDDNAPYRKPSPSPSSSLSGDSRYSFASASSSPRSSSSSSSSSSSSESSSSSSSSIESSDVEDSLI, from the exons ATGAAGGTTGAATTCGTAATGGATCTATGTCCTAGAACTATATTGGAGAATAAAGTTGAGAAACCAATCAATCGTGAACCTGTATCTGCAACAGAAATTCTTAGCTTTGACTTAAGGTCATTGCATACCTCACTCATGACAACATGCGTACCATCTTTACAATGTGGGTCATTTACACAGAGTAGTGGATCAAGAAGGTTCCCTTCTAATATAATGAAATCTTTGCCAAAGTATGGAGACGAAAAAGAAATCTCAGCGCGTAATACCAATTCAAGATCTGAACAAACCCCACAAGATATTCAAGAATTAAGATTTGAATCTGGTAATCAAAATCAAGAATTCCATTATGAGGTAAATAAAATCACAAATAAGTCTTCTAGCATGGAATCTCAGCAGTCTGATATCAGGCCAGTAGTCATTGAACAACCAACGTTTTTCTCACAAAAGGAAGATCAGGATTGGGCTACATTCGGTGAAACCGATACTCAAGCAAATGAGCCTATGGATGAAAACACAGAATCATTGCAAAATAGCCAAGATGTTAATAGTAAAGTCTTCGTCACTCCCAAAACCAGTGGTTCTATAACAGCTACTGAACAGGGTTCAACTGAGCGTCGCTATCTCAACTCGGGTAAAGACTCTTCTTTAAGTCCTCAAACTAAGGAGACATTCACTGCTGATATGCAAGAGGGGAAATCCAGTGATAACACTTCTATATCAAAGGAAAATGTTCAGTGTGAATCTTTACCACTTACAGAAGGCAGTCTGAGAAAAGAAGAGCCTGCTAGCTGCTGTACTTCCAAATCAAGAGACACACAAAAGCTTTTTACCCCTGAGGATCTCTTTAAAGAAGACATGAAGCCAAATCCATATAAAACAAAGTCTGAAATATATCAGAATCATAATGCTAAAGAAGCTGGATTTATACTTCAGCATCCTAACAGGAAACCAAGAGATGATCCTTTACCAAATATCTCTAAAGGAACTAATGCACAATTGACAGACTTATCTAAAAGTGAAGAAGGGCTAATAGAACCTTTGGCCACCGAAGATGATGTGGCCTTACAGGAAGGAAACAAACTATTTGTGTTAAACGGTATACCTGAAAGTCCTGTAGATAGTCCTCAGATGTCCCCAGAGTACAGGCCATTTGAAGCTGTTAACTTTGCTTTAGAAAACAACATTGATAATTTTGACAGAGATGAATACGTCAGGTTTAGGAAAGACTCTAATCAAGAGCTCGAAATTCCTAATGCCTCAGAGACATGGTTACTTCAGTTACTTATATCAAGACCAAGAAACAAGAAGACATCAATGAAAGGTGAGAAAGGACCAGAAAACAGTAGAACGTGTAACCGAAGGGGATACCGCGGTAACCCGGATGTCTTTTTCTACACTCCCAAAACAGTGCCTAAATATCTTTCCGAAACTCGTTATGCTATAAAACATAGAAATAGAACAAACTTTTCACGTAAGCATGGTGCACTGTGCCGAGGTAGTTCACTGAATGTGGAACTGGAAGGTTCAGGCTGCTGTAGTAAGACTGAATCTGCAGAAGGTAACTCTAAGGATAAACCAAGAATtaccacggctatgatgaatggtgATCAGGCAAGGACAAAACCTCTTGTTGCCAGTGCATCATTTGAAAGTGCCTCTACAACAAATATGTTTGACCTAACAAAGTCTCGTTATAGTAAAGATGCCTTTACGCCGTTTTATAGGAGTTTTGATGAAAGTTTTATATCTTATGAAGAATCAGAACCATTATGTAAAAATCCAGACTCTGAATCTCATAAAATAAAATCAGAGAGTAAGCCTAAATCGAGTGAAAAGCAAAGACATAAAAGAACCAAAAAGATGGCCAAAAACGTTAAATATCATAAGATAACCAACAATGATGAGACATCATTGCTTACTGATGGCAACGCTAAAGATAGCCTTAGTGGTGCTATCTCAGCTCCTAAAAGTCTTCGATTTGTTAAAAAGCCCACTTATAAAGTCCCAGGTGCTTCATGTACTAAAGAGCAGAATCCATTGACAACATATAGCGAAAAGGTAACACCAAAAACAACACTGGAAATTTTAGAAGAGGTTCAATCTAATCTCAGGGCACGTCTTGCATCATTGGAGGAACTGAATGCTCTTGCTGACGACGCAGAAGACTGTGCTGGGGATGCAGGAGAGGCCAGATCTCTGTTCTCTTACAGACGCCTTGATGATTCCTCCACTTCCATCATGACCAGTTCTTTGACGCCTCCATCGTCATCATCTCCGTCACTGAATGATGATTCACCTCGCACAGGTGCTACCAG AAAGAAGAAAGccaaaaagaagatgaagaagaagaagaaaaagaaaaagggccTCAGCGCAACCAGCAAGAAGGAGGATCCCGGGAAACGAAAGGATTGCGAAGGAGGAGTGTCCTcgaacgacgacgacgacgacaacgccCCCTACAGGAAACCTTCTCCTTCGCCCTCGTCGTCTCTTTCGGGCGATTCTCGCTACTCCTTCGCTTCGGCCAGTTCGTCGCCGAGGAGTTCCTCGTCTTCGTCGTCATCGTCTTCGTCTTCGGAATCGagcagctcttcttcttcttccatagaATCATCTGACGTTGAGGATTCGCTCATATAG